The Myxococcus guangdongensis genome has a window encoding:
- a CDS encoding amidohydrolase family protein: protein MSPTQPADRIFEGGTLLTMNDQQPTAEAIALQAGRILAVGTRADILALRGPDTEVVSLRGGTMIPAIVDDPTTTDAAASGDVEPQPQGTLEPGQRANFVVLSDNPLTLAPQAREDLRVLHIVKDGESLYLDNAQAEQEEDDAMFTEALFLDESGWLV from the coding sequence ATGAGCCCCACCCAGCCCGCGGACCGCATCTTCGAGGGTGGCACCCTCCTCACCATGAACGACCAACAGCCCACCGCCGAGGCCATCGCCCTCCAGGCCGGTCGCATCCTCGCCGTGGGCACCCGCGCCGACATCCTCGCGCTGCGCGGCCCCGACACCGAGGTCGTCTCGCTGCGGGGCGGCACCATGATTCCCGCCATCGTCGATGACCCCACCACCACCGACGCCGCGGCCTCCGGCGATGTCGAGCCCCAACCCCAGGGCACGCTCGAGCCCGGCCAGCGCGCCAACTTCGTCGTGCTCTCCGACAATCCGCTCACCCTGGCGCCCCAAGCCCGCGAGGACCTTCGGGTGTTGCACATCGTCAAGGACGGCGAGAGCCTCTACCTCGACAACGCGCAGGCCGAGCAGGAAGAGGACGACGCGATGTTCACCGAGGCCCTGTTCCTCGACGAGAGCGGTTGGCTCGTCTGA
- a CDS encoding LysR family transcriptional regulator — MTEPLFDDLLGLACFARVVEHRSFTRAAGVLGVSKSVVSARISRLESRVGERLLIRTTRKLSVTDAGMGVYAHAARLLEEAGAATRGASDAGRGSLRINAPISFAQMYLARPLARFLAAHPGASVEVMLSDRLVDLVEERVDVALRITRLRDSNLVARKLATTALCVCAAPAYLKRKGTPRRPEDLSGHACLRYAHLRVEDEWRFHGPRGRIPVSVSGPLTVANGTLLREAVAEGIGLAVLPRFMVDEELRSGRLVTVLDDFMPRPVGIHAVHAAGRSPAPLVRALLDVLAAEFRSPRWG; from the coding sequence GTGACGGAGCCCCTGTTCGATGACCTGCTGGGCCTCGCGTGCTTCGCGCGCGTGGTGGAGCACCGCTCGTTCACCCGGGCCGCGGGGGTGCTCGGGGTGTCCAAGTCGGTGGTGAGCGCGCGCATCTCCCGCCTGGAGTCCCGGGTCGGGGAGCGGCTGCTCATCCGCACCACCCGCAAGCTCTCCGTCACGGATGCGGGCATGGGTGTGTACGCGCATGCCGCGCGTCTGCTGGAGGAGGCGGGAGCCGCCACGCGAGGGGCCTCCGACGCGGGGCGGGGGAGCCTGCGCATCAACGCGCCCATCAGCTTCGCGCAGATGTACCTCGCCCGTCCCCTGGCGCGCTTCCTCGCGGCCCACCCGGGGGCTTCGGTGGAGGTGATGTTGAGCGACAGGCTCGTGGACCTGGTCGAGGAGCGGGTGGACGTCGCCCTGCGAATCACGCGCCTGCGCGATTCGAACCTCGTGGCCCGCAAGCTCGCGACCACCGCGCTGTGTGTCTGCGCGGCGCCTGCCTACCTGAAACGCAAGGGGACACCCCGCAGGCCCGAGGACCTGTCGGGCCACGCGTGCCTGCGCTACGCGCACCTGCGCGTCGAGGACGAGTGGCGCTTCCATGGCCCCCGGGGGCGCATCCCCGTGTCCGTGAGCGGGCCGCTGACGGTGGCCAACGGGACCTTGCTGCGCGAGGCGGTGGCGGAGGGCATCGGCCTCGCGGTGCTGCCGCGCTTCATGGTGGACGAGGAGCTGCGCTCGGGGCGGCTCGTCACCGTCCTGGACGACTTCATGCCGAGGCCCGTGGGCATCCACGCTGTCCACGCGGCGGGGCGCTCCCCCGCGCCGCTGGTGCGCGCCCTGCTCGATGTGCTGGCCGCGGAGTTTCGCTCCCCGCGCTGGGGCTGA
- a CDS encoding trimeric intracellular cation channel family protein — protein sequence MSLDLTEPNVQEQVISLGTLVADLLGVFSGSVLGALLAERRKMDLMGFLVLGLVSGVGGGILRDTLLQVGPPLVLVKPAYLVAAFTGAFAAFLFELRHGPTVKLLSALDALTLGSFAVAGTQRTLEVGLSPGTAVLIGIITAAGGGIIRDVLIRRTPTVMRPEPGYYAIAALAASLVCLALSLTGHRRLALVAGMAVGALVRLISVRRGWRLPVKRSRQPPRKGDDFGGPPDREEWVKP from the coding sequence ATGTCACTCGACCTGACGGAACCCAATGTCCAGGAGCAGGTCATCTCGCTGGGGACGCTGGTGGCGGACCTGCTCGGCGTGTTCTCCGGCTCGGTGCTGGGCGCGCTGTTGGCCGAGCGTCGGAAGATGGACCTGATGGGCTTCCTCGTCCTGGGCCTGGTGTCGGGCGTGGGCGGCGGCATCCTTCGCGACACGCTGTTGCAGGTGGGGCCTCCGCTGGTGTTGGTGAAGCCGGCGTATCTGGTCGCGGCGTTCACGGGGGCGTTCGCGGCGTTCCTCTTCGAGCTGCGGCACGGGCCGACGGTGAAGCTCTTGTCGGCGCTGGACGCGCTGACGCTCGGCTCGTTCGCGGTGGCGGGCACGCAGCGCACGCTGGAGGTGGGGCTCAGTCCGGGGACGGCGGTGTTGATTGGCATCATCACCGCGGCGGGGGGCGGCATCATCCGCGACGTGCTCATCCGGCGCACGCCCACGGTGATGAGACCGGAGCCCGGGTACTACGCCATCGCCGCGCTCGCGGCGAGCCTGGTGTGTCTGGCGCTCTCGCTCACGGGGCACCGGCGTCTGGCGTTGGTGGCGGGCATGGCGGTGGGCGCGCTGGTGCGCCTCATCTCCGTGCGGCGCGGGTGGCGGCTGCCGGTGAAGCGCTCGCGGCAGCCTCCCAGGAAGGGTGATGACTTCGGTGGACCTCCGGACCGCGAGGAGTGGGTGAAGCCGTGA
- a CDS encoding Kelch repeat-containing protein has product MTRATTAKTWLGLGLCGALATMTGATTAVAEAPRTEARAAFTSPWSAAASMSQVRAYHTATRLPTGNVLVTGGSGWGTVSASTETYNPNTNTWAATATMSQTRSNHTATLLSSGKVLVVGGQGAGTLASAELYNPSTNTWSATGSLATARRNHKAVVLSTGKVLVFGGFGATALKSAELYDPATGTWTATGSTSVVAGRTSLTRLPSGNVLAVNDDGVVGAAEVYNVSTGTWSTAAAAPAFYGHAAVLLNQGAVLVVGQEQGQYASGAWLFWPEDNEWEYTSYATEERRMGHSLTLLPSGKVLVARGTRNQIGGVTEVYDPQAFWQLYVVGNDQATQGHTATRLINGQVLVVGGSSQEEPELYSSAELYTE; this is encoded by the coding sequence ATGACACGAGCAACCACAGCGAAGACGTGGCTGGGCCTGGGACTTTGCGGAGCACTGGCGACGATGACGGGCGCCACCACGGCGGTGGCCGAGGCGCCGCGCACCGAGGCGCGGGCGGCCTTCACCTCGCCCTGGTCCGCGGCGGCGTCGATGAGCCAGGTGCGCGCGTACCACACGGCGACGCGGCTGCCGACGGGCAATGTGCTCGTCACGGGTGGCAGCGGCTGGGGCACGGTGTCGGCGTCGACGGAGACGTACAACCCCAACACCAACACCTGGGCGGCGACGGCGACGATGAGCCAGACGCGCTCGAACCACACGGCGACGCTCCTGTCCTCGGGCAAGGTGCTCGTGGTGGGCGGCCAGGGCGCGGGCACGCTGGCGAGCGCGGAGCTGTACAACCCCTCGACGAACACGTGGAGCGCCACGGGCAGCCTGGCCACGGCGCGGCGGAACCACAAGGCGGTGGTGCTGTCGACCGGCAAGGTGCTGGTGTTCGGCGGCTTCGGGGCGACGGCGCTGAAGAGCGCGGAGCTGTATGACCCGGCGACGGGCACGTGGACGGCGACGGGCTCCACGTCCGTGGTGGCGGGCCGCACCAGCCTCACGCGGCTGCCTTCCGGCAACGTGCTGGCGGTCAACGACGACGGCGTCGTCGGCGCGGCCGAGGTCTACAACGTGAGCACGGGCACGTGGAGCACCGCCGCGGCGGCGCCCGCGTTCTACGGGCACGCGGCCGTCCTGCTGAACCAGGGCGCGGTGCTGGTCGTCGGTCAGGAGCAGGGCCAGTATGCGAGCGGCGCCTGGCTGTTCTGGCCGGAGGACAACGAGTGGGAGTACACGTCCTACGCCACCGAGGAGCGCCGCATGGGCCACTCCCTGACGCTGCTGCCGTCGGGCAAGGTGCTCGTCGCGCGCGGCACGCGCAACCAGATTGGCGGCGTGACGGAGGTCTACGACCCGCAGGCGTTCTGGCAGCTGTACGTGGTGGGCAATGACCAGGCGACGCAGGGTCACACCGCCACGCGCCTCATCAACGGCCAGGTGCTCGTGGTGGGCGGCTCCAGCCAGGAGGAGCCCGAGCTGTACTCCTCCGCGGAGCTGTACACCGAGTAG
- a CDS encoding nicotinate phosphoribosyltransferase has translation MRGVDMVSEAALLTDLYQLTMTEAYLAEGQWDEGVFSLFARRLPRQRNYLVAAGLEDALRTLEDLRFESEDLAWLESTGRFSDRLLRWLERFRFSGDVDAMPEGTPVFAQEPLLEVRAPLPEAQLVETYLLNPVHLQTLAASKASRVVEAARGRPVMEFGLRRIHGADTGLKVARAAYLAGVDSTSNVLAGKRYGIPLAGTMAHSYVQSHDDELEAFRAFTRVYPDATLLVDTYDTLRGIQHVIRLARERGEEFRVRALRLDSGDLLALSLAARELLDEAGLQRVRLVASGGLDEEQVAGLLARGAPIDGFGVGTAMGVSADAPSLDMAYKLVEYAGRARVKLSAGKALLPGAKQVYRQEEDGVARRDLLVRRGDAAHGRPLLRPVMRAGQRVPGAVASLAEAREYARRERERLPREVRALEPARPPYSVVIGDGLARARAHEVEVWATEP, from the coding sequence ATGAGGGGAGTCGACATGGTGTCCGAGGCCGCGCTGCTGACGGACCTCTACCAGCTGACGATGACGGAGGCGTACCTGGCCGAGGGCCAGTGGGACGAGGGGGTGTTCAGCCTCTTCGCGCGGCGCCTTCCTCGCCAGCGCAACTACCTGGTGGCCGCGGGGCTGGAGGACGCGCTCCGGACGCTCGAGGACTTGCGCTTCGAGTCCGAGGACCTGGCGTGGCTCGAGTCGACGGGCCGCTTCTCGGACCGGCTGCTGCGTTGGTTGGAGCGCTTCCGCTTCAGTGGCGACGTGGACGCGATGCCGGAGGGCACGCCAGTCTTCGCGCAGGAGCCGCTGTTGGAGGTGCGGGCGCCGCTGCCCGAGGCGCAGCTGGTGGAGACGTACCTGCTCAACCCGGTGCATCTGCAGACGCTCGCGGCGTCCAAGGCCTCGCGGGTGGTGGAGGCGGCGCGAGGCAGGCCGGTGATGGAGTTCGGGCTGCGGCGCATCCACGGCGCGGACACGGGGCTGAAGGTGGCGCGCGCGGCGTATCTGGCGGGGGTGGACTCGACGTCGAACGTGCTCGCGGGGAAGCGGTATGGGATTCCGCTCGCGGGCACGATGGCGCACAGCTACGTGCAGTCGCACGACGATGAGCTGGAGGCGTTCCGCGCCTTCACGCGCGTGTATCCGGACGCGACGCTGTTGGTGGACACCTACGACACGCTGCGGGGCATCCAGCACGTCATCCGGCTGGCGCGCGAGCGGGGTGAGGAGTTCCGCGTGCGCGCGCTGAGGCTCGACTCGGGGGACTTGCTCGCGCTGTCGTTGGCGGCGCGGGAGCTGCTCGACGAGGCGGGCCTGCAGCGGGTGCGGCTGGTGGCCAGTGGGGGGCTGGACGAGGAGCAGGTGGCGGGGCTGCTCGCGCGCGGTGCGCCCATCGACGGCTTCGGCGTGGGCACCGCGATGGGCGTGTCCGCGGACGCGCCCTCGTTGGACATGGCCTACAAGCTGGTGGAGTACGCGGGCCGGGCGCGGGTGAAGTTGTCCGCGGGCAAGGCGCTGCTGCCCGGAGCGAAGCAGGTGTATCGGCAGGAGGAGGACGGCGTGGCGAGGCGCGACCTGCTGGTGCGGCGGGGAGACGCGGCGCACGGACGGCCCCTGTTGCGGCCGGTGATGCGCGCGGGCCAGCGCGTGCCCGGGGCCGTGGCGTCACTCGCCGAGGCGCGGGAGTATGCGCGTCGTGAGCGTGAGCGCTTGCCGAGGGAGGTGCGGGCCCTGGAGCCGGCGAGGCCGCCCTACTCGGTCGTGATTGGAGACGGGCTGGCGCGGGCGCGCGCTCACGAGGTGGAGGTCTGGGCGACCGAGCCGTGA
- a CDS encoding superoxide dismutase, with protein MAVTLPPLPYAHDALAPHMSKETLEYHHDKHHAAYVTNLNKLLDGKAEANKSLEEIILSSDGGVFNNAAQVWNHTFFWNCMKPKGGGLPTGELLAAIERDFGSFDKFKEEFSTAAATQFGSGWAWLVLDKNKLAITKTSNADLPMKHGQKALLTIDVWEHAYYIDFRNARPKFIETFLTHLVNWDFVADNLLKKG; from the coding sequence ATGGCCGTCACGCTGCCCCCTCTTCCCTACGCCCATGACGCCCTCGCTCCGCACATGAGCAAGGAGACGTTGGAGTACCACCACGACAAGCACCACGCGGCGTACGTGACCAACCTCAACAAGCTGCTGGACGGCAAGGCCGAGGCCAACAAGTCCCTGGAGGAGATCATCCTCAGCAGCGACGGCGGCGTGTTCAACAACGCGGCCCAGGTCTGGAACCACACCTTCTTCTGGAACTGCATGAAGCCCAAGGGCGGCGGGCTGCCCACGGGTGAGCTGCTGGCGGCCATCGAGCGCGACTTCGGCTCCTTCGACAAGTTCAAGGAGGAGTTCTCCACCGCGGCCGCCACGCAGTTCGGCTCCGGCTGGGCGTGGCTGGTGCTGGACAAGAACAAGCTGGCCATCACCAAGACGAGCAACGCGGACCTGCCGATGAAGCACGGCCAGAAGGCGCTGCTCACCATCGATGTGTGGGAGCACGCGTACTACATCGACTTCCGCAACGCGCGGCCCAAGTTCATCGAGACCTTCCTCACGCACCTGGTCAACTGGGACTTCGTGGCGGACAACCTCCTCAAGAAGGGCTGA
- a CDS encoding thioredoxin family protein — MFRCAACGAFNRVREPRPSGNPECGRCHRALDLSGAPQEVDGEGLDRAVLASPVPILLDLWAPWCAPCRAAAPILDAVGRAQAGRLLVLKLDTEQNPRSASALGVQGIPTFVVFQGGREVARRSGVMPKPELERWVAGATSAQGGAGVTA, encoded by the coding sequence ATGTTCCGCTGCGCGGCCTGTGGTGCGTTCAATCGCGTGAGAGAGCCCCGACCCTCGGGAAACCCCGAGTGTGGCCGGTGTCACCGGGCGCTGGATTTGTCGGGCGCGCCGCAGGAGGTGGACGGCGAGGGGCTGGACCGGGCGGTGCTGGCCTCGCCGGTGCCCATCCTGTTGGACCTGTGGGCGCCGTGGTGCGCGCCGTGTCGCGCGGCGGCCCCCATCCTGGACGCGGTGGGCCGGGCTCAGGCGGGGCGGCTGCTCGTGCTCAAGCTCGACACGGAACAGAACCCGCGCTCCGCGAGCGCGCTCGGCGTGCAGGGCATCCCTACCTTCGTGGTGTTCCAGGGCGGGCGCGAGGTGGCGCGGCGCAGCGGGGTGATGCCGAAGCCGGAGCTGGAGCGCTGGGTGGCGGGCGCGACGTCGGCGCAGGGAGGCGCGGGCGTGACGGCCTGA
- a CDS encoding DoxX family protein → MSRQLSRLPEVVMLGNASHPGSSALAATVLRVSLGAVFLAHAGAKWFLFTLEGTARFFVAHGFPGWMATPVFAMELLGGLALIAGLRVRLVSLGLLPMMLGAFASHASLGWMFTNPGGGWEYVAFLIMALVAQALLGSGAFAVDGALARSVTRPHGSVAQTSTS, encoded by the coding sequence ATGTCGCGTCAGCTCAGCCGTCTTCCGGAGGTCGTCATGCTCGGCAACGCATCACATCCTGGTTCATCCGCCCTCGCCGCCACCGTGCTTCGTGTGTCCCTGGGCGCGGTGTTCCTGGCCCACGCGGGCGCCAAGTGGTTCCTCTTCACCCTCGAGGGCACCGCCCGGTTCTTCGTGGCCCATGGCTTCCCCGGTTGGATGGCCACGCCGGTGTTCGCGATGGAGTTGCTCGGCGGCCTCGCGCTCATCGCGGGTCTGCGGGTCCGCCTCGTGTCACTGGGGCTCCTGCCCATGATGCTCGGCGCCTTCGCGTCGCACGCCTCCCTGGGCTGGATGTTCACCAACCCGGGTGGAGGCTGGGAGTACGTCGCCTTCCTCATCATGGCGCTCGTCGCCCAGGCCCTCCTCGGCAGCGGCGCCTTCGCCGTGGACGGTGCCCTCGCGCGAAGCGTCACCCGGCCTCACGGCTCGGTCGCCCAGACCTCCACCTCGTGA
- a CDS encoding low affinity iron permease family protein — MHERFHKFAQGVSERVGSIQALLLAVAVVVLWLVSGPLFHFSDTWQLVINTATTVITFLMVFVIQATQNRDARAIHLKLDELIRSQRHARNFFTDLEHATDEELAELSLQFKQVHERAQRRRAAKEPAPPRSADAKH; from the coding sequence ATGCACGAGCGCTTCCACAAGTTCGCCCAGGGCGTGTCCGAGCGCGTGGGCTCCATCCAGGCGTTGCTCCTGGCGGTCGCGGTGGTGGTCCTGTGGTTGGTGTCGGGGCCGCTGTTCCACTTCAGCGACACCTGGCAGCTCGTCATCAACACGGCGACGACGGTCATCACCTTCCTGATGGTGTTCGTCATCCAGGCCACCCAGAACCGGGATGCGAGGGCCATCCACCTCAAGCTGGACGAGCTCATCCGCTCGCAGCGGCATGCCCGGAACTTCTTCACGGACCTGGAGCACGCCACGGACGAGGAACTCGCGGAGCTGTCGCTCCAGTTCAAGCAGGTGCACGAGCGCGCCCAGCGCCGCCGCGCCGCGAAGGAACCGGCGCCTCCACGCAGCGCCGACGCGAAGCACTGA
- a CDS encoding universal stress protein, with product MSIVCATNFSDAARRACDVAAELARKANVPLFLVHVLNPNSARAFGPALLQAAEAALGDEAKRLSQKGARVEQEMRTGEPSAEVADVARQRLATLVVAASPSKEAPFLGVGGTVDRLAQSLEVPLLAVQDASAMEAWAQGQRPLKVVLGVDRSLPYEAAREWVRALGVWGPLEVVGARVVWPDEEYRRLGLPRPMELAEVTPELRAVLDKETQVLVTPLGAQGVKVRTVLEPSLGRVADHLVELAAREQADLLVVGTHHRRALGRMWSVSHNALRLARVSVACIPSQAMAPGVDAPLPSFREVMVATDFSETGNHAVAHAFGLVPPGGKVYLVSVAELGSQVDTERGRLMALVPREAEATGRRAQAEVIMDAQDVVTALVQTAERLGVDAVVMGTHGRTGLKRALLGSTTQAVLSRTSRPVLLVRPPTV from the coding sequence ATGTCCATCGTCTGCGCCACCAACTTCTCCGATGCCGCGCGCCGCGCATGTGATGTCGCCGCCGAGCTGGCCCGGAAGGCGAACGTGCCGCTGTTCCTGGTGCACGTGCTCAACCCCAACTCCGCGCGGGCCTTCGGTCCCGCGCTGCTCCAGGCGGCCGAGGCGGCGCTGGGCGACGAGGCGAAGCGGCTGTCCCAGAAGGGCGCGCGCGTGGAGCAGGAGATGCGCACCGGCGAGCCCTCCGCCGAGGTCGCCGACGTGGCCCGTCAGCGCCTGGCCACGCTCGTGGTGGCCGCCTCGCCCAGCAAGGAGGCCCCGTTCCTGGGCGTCGGCGGGACGGTGGACCGGCTGGCGCAGTCGCTGGAGGTGCCGCTGCTCGCCGTGCAGGACGCGAGCGCCATGGAGGCGTGGGCGCAGGGGCAGCGGCCGCTCAAGGTGGTGCTGGGCGTGGACCGCTCGCTGCCGTACGAGGCCGCGCGCGAGTGGGTGCGCGCCCTGGGCGTGTGGGGACCGCTGGAGGTGGTGGGCGCGCGCGTGGTGTGGCCGGATGAGGAGTACCGGCGGCTGGGCTTGCCGCGGCCGATGGAGCTGGCCGAGGTGACGCCGGAGCTGCGCGCGGTGCTGGACAAGGAGACGCAGGTCCTGGTGACGCCGCTGGGGGCGCAGGGCGTGAAGGTGCGCACGGTGCTGGAGCCGTCCCTGGGCCGCGTCGCGGACCACCTGGTGGAGCTGGCCGCGCGCGAGCAGGCGGACCTGCTGGTGGTGGGCACGCACCACCGCCGGGCGCTGGGGCGGATGTGGAGCGTGTCCCACAACGCGCTGAGGCTGGCGCGGGTGTCGGTGGCCTGCATCCCCTCGCAGGCGATGGCGCCGGGAGTGGACGCGCCCCTGCCGTCGTTCCGCGAGGTCATGGTGGCCACGGACTTCTCCGAGACGGGCAACCACGCGGTGGCGCACGCCTTCGGCCTGGTGCCTCCGGGGGGCAAGGTCTACCTGGTGTCGGTGGCGGAGCTGGGCTCGCAGGTGGACACCGAGCGCGGCCGGCTGATGGCGCTGGTGCCGCGCGAGGCGGAGGCCACCGGACGGCGCGCGCAGGCGGAGGTCATCATGGACGCCCAGGACGTGGTCACCGCGCTGGTGCAGACGGCGGAGCGGCTGGGCGTGGACGCGGTGGTGATGGGGACCCACGGGCGCACGGGGCTCAAGCGCGCGCTGCTCGGCTCCACGACGCAGGCGGTGCTGTCGCGCACCTCGCGGCCGGTGTTGCTGGTGCGGCCGCCCACCGTGTGA
- a CDS encoding 2-hydroxyacid dehydrogenase translates to MRLAVFDTHRYDRTALEEANADFGHALTFLEPRLTAQTARLAEGFHAVCSFVNDRVDAATLELLRTCGVRLVATRSAGYNHVDLEAARRLDVRVTRVPEYSPHAVAEHAVTLVLCLNRHIPRAFARVRDWNFSLDGLVGFDLAGKTVGIAGTGRIGRVAARIFRGFGCDVVCFDAAPDVAFAREVGARYVTLEELYSVSDVISLHVPLTPGTHHMVDAKALSRMKRGVVLVNTGRGALIDSRALIDALKSGHIGAAGLDVYEEEEGVFFQDLSGQVLQDDVLARLLTFPNVLVTSHQAFLTREALGRIAHTTLASVRAFERGEPLVNEVRVEQVRPA, encoded by the coding sequence ATGCGACTGGCCGTATTCGACACCCATCGCTACGACCGGACCGCGTTGGAGGAAGCCAACGCGGACTTCGGCCATGCGCTGACCTTCCTGGAGCCCCGCCTCACGGCGCAGACCGCGCGGCTGGCGGAGGGCTTCCACGCGGTGTGCTCGTTCGTGAATGACCGCGTGGACGCGGCCACGCTGGAGCTTTTGCGCACGTGCGGCGTGCGGCTCGTGGCCACGCGCTCCGCGGGCTACAACCACGTCGACCTGGAGGCCGCGCGGCGGCTGGACGTGCGGGTGACGCGCGTGCCGGAGTACTCACCGCACGCGGTGGCCGAGCACGCGGTGACGCTGGTGCTCTGCCTCAACCGCCACATCCCCCGCGCCTTCGCGCGCGTGCGCGACTGGAACTTCTCGCTCGACGGGCTGGTGGGCTTCGACCTCGCGGGCAAGACGGTGGGCATCGCCGGCACGGGCCGCATCGGCCGCGTCGCGGCGCGCATCTTCCGGGGCTTCGGCTGCGACGTCGTCTGCTTCGACGCGGCGCCCGACGTGGCCTTCGCGCGCGAGGTGGGCGCCCGCTACGTGACGCTGGAGGAGCTCTACTCCGTCAGCGACGTCATCTCGCTGCACGTGCCGCTGACGCCGGGCACCCACCACATGGTGGACGCCAAGGCGCTGTCGCGGATGAAGCGGGGCGTGGTGCTGGTGAACACGGGCCGGGGCGCGCTCATCGACAGCCGCGCGCTCATCGACGCGCTCAAGTCGGGCCACATCGGCGCGGCGGGACTGGACGTGTACGAGGAGGAGGAGGGCGTCTTCTTCCAGGACCTCTCCGGCCAGGTGCTCCAGGACGACGTGCTGGCGCGGCTGCTCACCTTCCCGAATGTGCTGGTCACCTCGCATCAAGCCTTCCTCACGCGCGAGGCGCTGGGCAGAATCGCCCACACCACGCTCGCGAGCGTCCGGGCCTTCGAGCGCGGCGAGCCCCTGGTCAACGAGGTGCGCGTGGAGCAGGTGCGGCCCGCGTGA
- a CDS encoding YIP1 family protein — protein MSELVCPFCQVPVGAGVLRCGGCGASFLASPPPDSGAPVCAVHPQWMSQHACERCGAFACARCLRRGPRQELVCEMCHARVPHALLPWDQRAELGWVKAFWKTCVEVMLRPVTTFERMSREASVGDSLVFAGLTAFVGSFSTWLLYTLFLLAFPYETFPASGSDNETNPLLYRGVAVVLFVVCMMLVPLMSMGLTLVAAGLDHLVLKVAGAQGSFRTTLRGHALAQGVYLAGLVPFCSMYVLPFWSLGVRVSAYRSLHGVGWGPAVFGALLIPALTCCIGVGSYVAIVTAILAPGALKL, from the coding sequence GTGTCCGAGCTCGTGTGTCCCTTCTGCCAGGTCCCCGTGGGCGCTGGTGTCCTTCGCTGCGGTGGCTGCGGCGCCTCCTTCCTCGCCTCGCCTCCGCCCGACTCGGGCGCCCCGGTGTGCGCCGTCCATCCCCAGTGGATGAGCCAGCATGCCTGTGAGCGCTGCGGCGCCTTCGCATGCGCCCGGTGTCTGCGCCGAGGTCCACGGCAGGAGCTGGTCTGCGAGATGTGCCACGCCCGCGTGCCCCACGCCCTGCTCCCCTGGGACCAACGCGCCGAGCTCGGCTGGGTCAAGGCGTTCTGGAAGACGTGCGTCGAGGTGATGCTTCGCCCCGTCACCACCTTCGAGCGCATGTCGCGCGAGGCGTCGGTGGGCGACTCGCTCGTCTTCGCCGGCCTCACCGCGTTCGTGGGCTCCTTCTCCACCTGGCTCCTCTACACCCTCTTCCTGCTCGCCTTCCCCTACGAGACCTTCCCCGCCAGCGGCTCCGACAACGAGACCAACCCGCTCCTCTACCGCGGCGTCGCCGTGGTCCTCTTCGTCGTCTGCATGATGCTGGTGCCGTTGATGAGCATGGGCCTCACGCTCGTGGCCGCGGGGCTGGACCACCTGGTGCTCAAGGTCGCGGGCGCACAGGGCTCGTTCAGGACGACGCTGCGCGGCCATGCCCTGGCCCAGGGCGTCTACCTCGCGGGCCTGGTGCCCTTCTGCAGCATGTACGTGCTGCCCTTCTGGAGCCTCGGCGTCCGCGTCTCCGCGTACCGCAGCCTGCACGGTGTCGGCTGGGGCCCCGCGGTGTTCGGCGCGCTGCTGATTCCGGCGCTCACCTGCTGCATCGGCGTGGGCAGCTACGTGGCCATCGTGACCGCCATCCTCGCGCCCGGGGCCCTCAAGCTCTGA